A region from the Dehalococcoides mccartyi CG5 genome encodes:
- a CDS encoding metal-sensing transcriptional repressor, with the protein MSKTHTHKQTRSVINRLSRIEGHIRAIKAMLEEERPCPEILIQLAAVKSAITKASRLVLEDHMESCLYQATKANAPEKEWNSLKEALGKYVM; encoded by the coding sequence ATGAGTAAGACACACACCCACAAGCAAACGAGATCTGTTATTAACCGTCTTTCAAGAATTGAGGGGCATATTCGTGCTATCAAAGCTATGCTTGAGGAAGAGCGACCCTGTCCTGAGATACTGATTCAATTAGCAGCTGTTAAGTCAGCGATTACTAAAGCCTCCAGGTTAGTCCTTGAAGATCACATGGAATCCTGTCTGTACCAAGCAACCAAGGCAAACGCTCCGGAAAAGGAATGGAATAGTTTAAAAGAAGCACTTGGTAAATATGTAATGTGA
- a CDS encoding DNA polymerase III subunit beta — MNIEGKRSGEGFCAHKAILVNALSRALAERVVLMDFTIGRKGFLTYIKSLGGSNVVKVVPSSNGDASGLRVADKRLKVVCGANTSYLDDMAWVGDKTPLTLCDVRVSPSNAVKPNLGALELSEALSRVVPFTAKEDNRPVLQCVLFKVADGKLTMVSADGYRLAMVKLDFDGDEGQVLINRDELRGVISALRRAYRVRVGFEKSGESLDGMSLVLDTELIRYKWRGADGNFPEYEKLIPADFNTFVSFDTNEAIRAVSSLKVLSDSKAYPIDLTIGNGKLTMSSPDDKGTAEIPADTQGEGKIRLDGSYLADALRACGGMVELKLVNSQSPMLFTSPDYELVVMPMFAGESQKPKGETSAAEPVKVETEPAENTETTEPEAEMVSEAEKANAVAEAEAVIKAEKPKRKRSKAKEPVAVA, encoded by the coding sequence TTGAATATTGAGGGCAAGCGTTCAGGTGAGGGCTTTTGTGCTCACAAGGCGATACTGGTAAACGCTCTATCAAGGGCATTAGCCGAAAGGGTAGTGCTTATGGATTTCACGATAGGGCGTAAAGGCTTTCTTACCTACATTAAGTCATTAGGCGGGAGTAACGTTGTAAAAGTCGTTCCCTCGTCTAACGGCGATGCCAGCGGGTTGCGGGTTGCCGATAAAAGACTGAAGGTGGTCTGTGGAGCAAATACCAGTTACCTTGACGATATGGCTTGGGTGGGTGATAAGACACCCTTGACGCTCTGCGATGTCAGGGTAAGCCCTTCCAATGCCGTCAAGCCTAACCTCGGAGCACTGGAGCTATCGGAAGCACTGTCAAGGGTAGTGCCGTTTACCGCTAAAGAGGATAACAGACCTGTTTTACAATGTGTTCTCTTTAAGGTGGCAGACGGCAAGCTCACGATGGTAAGCGCCGATGGTTACAGACTTGCGATGGTGAAGCTGGACTTTGACGGTGATGAGGGGCAAGTCCTGATAAATCGGGATGAGCTAAGGGGTGTAATCAGTGCCCTGCGAAGGGCATACAGGGTGAGGGTGGGCTTTGAGAAAAGCGGGGAAAGCCTTGACGGAATGAGCCTTGTTCTGGACACGGAGCTAATCCGCTACAAATGGCGGGGGGCTGATGGAAACTTTCCCGAATACGAGAAGCTCATACCCGCCGACTTCAACACCTTTGTTAGCTTTGATACTAACGAGGCAATCAGAGCGGTAAGCTCACTCAAAGTCCTGTCCGACAGCAAGGCATACCCGATAGACCTCACAATCGGCAATGGCAAGCTCACGATGTCCAGTCCCGATGATAAGGGAACGGCAGAGATACCCGCCGATACACAGGGCGAAGGCAAGATAAGACTGGATGGCAGTTACCTTGCTGACGCCTTAAGAGCTTGTGGCGGGATGGTAGAGCTTAAACTGGTCAATAGCCAGTCTCCAATGCTCTTTACCTCTCCCGACTATGAGCTTGTGGTAATGCCGATGTTTGCGGGTGAAAGCCAGAAGCCGAAAGGTGAGACATCCGCCGCCGAGCCAGTCAAGGTAGAAACCGAACCCGCCGAGAACACCGAGACTACCGAGCCAGAAGCCGAGATGGTAAGCGAAGCCGAGAAAGCCAATGCGGTAGCCGAAGCCGAAGCCGTTATCAAAGCCGAGAAGCCGAAGCGGAAGCGAAGCAAGGCAAAAGAACCAGTCGCCGTAGCATAA
- a CDS encoding ArsR/SmtB family transcription factor, whose translation MMVKAEDKCEVWAVDEEKVLKAKKGLPPDEAFTVLAETFGALADSNRAKILHSLLNQELCVCDIACVVGISESAISQHLRILRTLRLVKQRKQGRMMYYSLNDDHIRQLLEICLEHTRHS comes from the coding sequence ATGATGGTAAAGGCTGAAGACAAGTGCGAGGTATGGGCGGTTGACGAAGAAAAAGTGTTAAAGGCGAAAAAGGGACTACCACCCGATGAGGCATTTACCGTGCTGGCTGAGACCTTTGGAGCTTTAGCGGATTCCAACCGGGCCAAAATCCTGCATTCCTTGCTGAATCAGGAACTCTGTGTATGTGATATCGCTTGTGTCGTTGGGATTTCTGAATCGGCCATATCCCAGCACCTTCGAATACTGCGAACGCTCCGTCTGGTTAAGCAACGAAAGCAAGGCCGGATGATGTACTACTCACTGAACGACGATCACATCCGGCAACTTTTAGAAATATGCCTGGAACACACAAGGCATTCTTAG
- a CDS encoding tyrosine-type recombinase/integrase has translation MKAYLEPEEVERLEQSAEYLRDRLLIRLLFHLGCRVSEALGIKVSDIDFKQGLVTIQHLKQRIKLSCPKCSARLGKGHKFCPVCGQKVEKAVADEKEHRKFRNIPLDTDTLGMLKEYIKRGGASSKKGNQQLFDLTRHRAWQIVKECAEKARLPRLINPESGKIHNVSPHKLRDAFAVHAVKLDDSGDGIRLLQEHLGHQSITTTMKYRKVSGEEQKEWYEKLWQGGKQDG, from the coding sequence GTGAAAGCCTACCTGGAACCGGAGGAGGTTGAAAGGCTTGAGCAGTCAGCGGAATACCTGCGAGATAGGCTGCTAATCCGTTTGCTCTTTCATCTTGGTTGCCGTGTCTCCGAGGCTTTGGGGATCAAGGTAAGCGACATCGACTTCAAACAGGGCTTGGTAACCATCCAGCACCTGAAGCAGCGAATTAAGCTCTCTTGCCCGAAATGCAGCGCCAGGTTGGGGAAAGGACACAAGTTTTGCCCGGTTTGTGGGCAGAAGGTGGAGAAAGCGGTTGCCGATGAAAAAGAGCATCGCAAGTTCCGCAATATACCTTTGGATACAGACACCTTGGGAATGCTGAAGGAATATATTAAGCGCGGCGGCGCCAGTTCCAAGAAAGGGAATCAACAGCTCTTTGATTTAACCCGCCACCGGGCCTGGCAGATAGTGAAAGAATGCGCCGAAAAAGCCAGACTACCTCGCTTGATTAACCCGGAAAGCGGCAAGATACACAACGTCAGCCCTCATAAACTGCGTGACGCTTTCGCGGTGCACGCAGTTAAATTGGATGACTCGGGAGACGGTATCAGGCTGCTTCAAGAACACCTGGGGCATCAGAGTATCACCACTACCATGAAGTACCGCAAGGTATCGGGTGAGGAGCAGAAAGAATGGTACGAAAAGCTGTGGCAAGGAGGTAAACAGGATGGGTAA
- a CDS encoding heavy metal translocating P-type ATPase, protein MTTKPVVNEQVKTCEHGISGYCSRCAEEEFNIPKELTFIGSALLLFILGMVFNNALHSTPYSWAEYAVLLSAYFLVGWRVVWTALRNLTHGNVFDENFLMTVATVGAIAIHQLPEAVAVMLFYKTGEFVQELSVSRSRRSVRTLLDVRPDYANLKTDTGLEKVSPDQVKVGDIIIVKPGEKIPLDGEIIDGQTLLDTSALTGESVPRSAKSGEQVLAGMISKTGMITIKVTKRFSESSIARILELVENAAARKAPTEKFITTFTRYYTPVVVFGALLVAVVPPLFIPGATFSEWIYRALILLVISCPCALVISIPLGYFGGIGGASRKGILIKGSTYLDALTAVKTVVFDKTGTLTKGVFKVTNVVTRNGFSQDELLRLAAETEVHSNHPIAQSILEAYGKKVDPSVVRDYQEIPGNGVRAQVNGQIIMAGNDRLLHSQNIKHDDNDCCVEGTVVHLVVGGKYAGYITIADEVKEDAAKAISSLNRLGVKQMAMLTGDSQVVAASVAKQVGIDIFYAGLLPEDKVQALEKMKNTTQEKGKIVFVGDGVNDAPVIARADIGVAMGGLGSDAAIETADVVIMTDAPSKLPQAIEVAKRTRTIVWQNILMAFAVKGIFIALGVAGVATIWEAVFADVGVAMLAILNATRAMR, encoded by the coding sequence ATGACCACTAAACCTGTAGTCAACGAACAAGTAAAAACTTGCGAACATGGCATATCCGGTTATTGCTCTAGATGCGCCGAAGAGGAGTTTAACATACCAAAAGAGTTAACTTTCATCGGTAGTGCTCTGCTTCTTTTTATTCTTGGAATGGTTTTTAATAATGCACTCCATAGCACGCCATATAGTTGGGCTGAGTATGCCGTGTTATTGAGTGCGTATTTCCTGGTTGGCTGGCGGGTGGTGTGGACTGCTTTGCGCAACCTTACACATGGAAATGTTTTTGATGAAAATTTCTTGATGACTGTAGCCACGGTAGGTGCCATTGCTATTCACCAACTTCCTGAAGCGGTTGCCGTGATGTTATTCTACAAGACGGGTGAATTTGTTCAAGAGCTCTCTGTAAGCCGTTCTCGCCGGTCGGTAAGAACACTACTCGACGTGCGGCCTGATTATGCTAACTTAAAGACGGATACAGGGCTGGAAAAAGTATCTCCCGACCAGGTGAAGGTGGGCGATATCATTATCGTAAAACCCGGTGAGAAGATACCTTTGGATGGGGAAATTATCGACGGTCAGACACTACTGGATACTTCAGCGCTTACTGGTGAGTCTGTCCCCAGAAGCGCAAAATCCGGCGAGCAGGTACTGGCCGGAATGATAAGCAAGACCGGCATGATCACCATCAAGGTGACTAAACGATTTAGTGAATCGTCGATAGCCCGAATATTAGAGCTTGTAGAGAACGCGGCAGCAAGGAAAGCGCCCACGGAGAAGTTCATCACCACCTTTACCAGATACTACACACCTGTGGTTGTATTCGGTGCTCTTCTTGTAGCTGTTGTCCCACCGCTCTTTATTCCTGGAGCCACCTTTTCCGAGTGGATATACCGCGCTCTCATTTTGCTGGTAATTTCCTGCCCTTGTGCGCTTGTTATCAGCATTCCACTGGGTTATTTCGGGGGCATCGGCGGAGCTTCTCGCAAAGGAATATTAATTAAAGGATCCACCTACCTCGACGCTCTCACAGCGGTGAAAACAGTTGTCTTCGATAAGACGGGCACCTTGACCAAAGGCGTGTTCAAAGTTACCAATGTAGTTACCCGAAATGGATTCAGTCAGGACGAACTGCTGCGCTTGGCCGCGGAAACAGAAGTGCACTCTAACCATCCGATAGCCCAATCTATACTCGAAGCCTACGGTAAAAAGGTTGACCCTTCAGTAGTCAGAGATTACCAGGAAATTCCCGGTAATGGCGTAAGAGCGCAGGTTAACGGACAGATTATCATGGCTGGTAACGACCGCCTGCTCCATAGCCAGAACATCAAGCATGACGATAATGACTGTTGCGTCGAAGGGACCGTGGTTCACCTGGTCGTTGGTGGTAAATATGCTGGTTATATCACTATCGCAGATGAAGTTAAAGAAGACGCTGCCAAAGCTATTAGTTCTCTAAACAGATTAGGCGTGAAACAAATGGCGATGCTAACCGGGGATAGCCAGGTAGTGGCTGCCTCTGTCGCCAAGCAGGTGGGTATAGACATCTTTTATGCTGGCTTGTTGCCTGAGGATAAAGTACAAGCTCTGGAGAAGATGAAAAACACTACCCAGGAGAAAGGAAAAATTGTCTTTGTGGGTGATGGTGTCAATGATGCTCCGGTGATAGCTCGTGCAGATATCGGAGTCGCAATGGGTGGTCTCGGTTCTGACGCTGCCATTGAGACAGCTGATGTAGTGATAATGACCGACGCTCCATCAAAACTACCCCAGGCAATAGAGGTCGCAAAGAGGACCCGCACTATTGTCTGGCAGAACATTTTAATGGCATTTGCGGTAAAAGGAATTTTTATTGCATTAGGTGTAGCCGGAGTAGCGACAATCTGGGAGGCGGTCTTTGCTGATGTCGGTGTTGCAATGCTAGCCATTTTGAATGCTACAAGAGCGATGAGATAA
- a CDS encoding ArdC-like ssDNA-binding domain-containing protein — protein MAGQVKITIGDKEWQASLSSTYWELVQGLGGISGIDVGTGMLFDLGFAQEITVTTEPMLFPLDIAFLSEDLGVTEIYRSIQPGYQVHSTVPGRYFIEVNAGEMEGIEVGSQVTLEILVLQEVPAEPTWVPAMISFAGFTLMGFLMVGVVKDMVRDMSDDSPKTLPAGSYAATPVYNRVSKPTSKGECDFCATSGRQCEVCEKISPRDYHLLSWFGAPVPDYSFTVEPETKERKIDDVLKRLKEGVDGIQQSENFRTFLLTMSKFHDYSIGNLILIMLQKPEATRVAGFSTWKDLYRWVKKGEKGIAILAPCMPPKGKKSELSETGISGAEEEEKDEQTEIRPIYFKVVYVFDVSQTEGKPLPEVEVPSLTGEANGELFEQVMHLAESQGLEVSFESKPNQDPDIKGFYVGKTIWVRPEESRAQQLKTLLHEVAHYYSEGVFRIPRSDAETIAESVAFTIGAHFGFDTGARSFPYVAIWSKDKKVLEANLSSIRKVSEKIFDGLEQTAKKMVGVA, from the coding sequence ATGGCAGGGCAGGTCAAAATAACGATTGGAGATAAAGAATGGCAGGCTTCCCTGTCCAGCACGTATTGGGAGCTAGTACAGGGGCTTGGTGGCATTTCAGGAATAGATGTCGGTACCGGTATGCTTTTCGACTTGGGCTTTGCACAGGAGATAACCGTTACCACCGAACCAATGCTTTTCCCGCTGGATATTGCTTTCCTCTCTGAGGACCTGGGGGTCACCGAGATTTACCGTAGTATTCAGCCCGGATACCAAGTGCATTCAACTGTGCCTGGTCGGTATTTTATTGAGGTTAATGCCGGTGAGATGGAGGGGATTGAAGTTGGTAGTCAGGTCACGCTGGAGATATTGGTTCTTCAGGAAGTACCAGCAGAGCCAACCTGGGTCCCCGCCATGATTTCCTTTGCGGGATTTACTTTAATGGGGTTCTTGATGGTAGGCGTGGTTAAAGATATGGTCCGTGATATGTCAGACGACTCACCGAAAACACTTCCGGCAGGTAGTTATGCGGCTACCCCCGTTTACAACCGAGTGAGTAAGCCGACTTCCAAGGGTGAATGTGACTTTTGCGCCACTTCAGGCCGTCAATGTGAAGTGTGCGAGAAGATCTCACCGCGGGATTATCACCTGCTTAGCTGGTTTGGTGCTCCGGTGCCGGATTACAGTTTTACCGTAGAGCCCGAAACGAAAGAGCGAAAGATAGATGATGTCCTGAAAAGGCTGAAAGAAGGTGTTGACGGCATCCAGCAGAGCGAAAACTTCCGAACATTCCTGCTTACCATGTCCAAGTTTCACGATTACAGTATCGGTAATCTGATACTCATCATGCTGCAGAAACCAGAAGCCACCCGTGTCGCTGGTTTTAGCACCTGGAAAGATTTGTATCGGTGGGTTAAGAAAGGCGAAAAGGGAATTGCTATTCTGGCTCCATGTATGCCGCCAAAGGGGAAAAAGTCCGAGCTCTCAGAAACTGGAATCAGTGGTGCAGAGGAGGAAGAGAAGGACGAGCAAACAGAGATCCGCCCTATCTATTTCAAAGTTGTCTATGTCTTCGATGTTAGTCAAACGGAAGGGAAACCCTTGCCCGAGGTTGAAGTGCCGTCTCTTACCGGTGAGGCGAATGGAGAGCTATTTGAGCAGGTTATGCACCTGGCAGAATCGCAAGGGCTTGAAGTCAGTTTTGAGTCAAAGCCAAACCAGGATCCGGATATTAAAGGTTTCTACGTCGGGAAAACTATTTGGGTTAGACCCGAAGAATCACGCGCTCAGCAATTAAAAACACTGCTTCACGAGGTCGCTCATTATTACTCTGAAGGAGTATTCCGTATACCGCGAAGCGATGCCGAGACCATAGCTGAAAGTGTGGCTTTTACTATCGGTGCTCATTTTGGTTTTGATACCGGTGCCCGTTCGTTCCCTTATGTTGCCATCTGGTCCAAAGATAAGAAAGTCCTCGAAGCCAACCTGTCATCCATACGAAAGGTGTCAGAGAAGATATTTGATGGTCTTGAGCAAACCGCGAAGAAGATGGTAGGAGTAGCCTAG